In Astatotilapia calliptera chromosome 16, fAstCal1.2, whole genome shotgun sequence, one genomic interval encodes:
- the usp9 gene encoding ubiquitin carboxyl-terminal hydrolase 9X isoform X4 has product MTATTRGSPVGGNDSQGQGQAPDAQSQPPLPQNQTSSPNSSNENSPVSPPDEQGQGDGPPQLEEEEPAFPHTDLAKLDDMINRPRWVVPVLPKGELEVLLEAAIDLSKKGLDVKCEACQRFFRDGLTISFTKILTDEAVSGWKFEIHRCIINNTHRLVELCVAKLSQDWFPLLELLAMATNPHCKFHIYNGTRPSETVPAGAQLADDELYARPPDPRSPKGWLVDLINKFGTLNGFQILHDRFMSGQALNVQIIAALIKPFGQCYEFLTLHTVKKYFLPVIEMVPQFLENLTDEELKKEAKNEAKNDALSMIIKSLKNLASRVPGQEETVKNLEIFRLKMILRLLQISSFNGKMNALNEVNKVISSVSYYTHRHNPEEEEWLTAERMAEWIQQNHILSIVLRDSLHQPQYVEKLEKILRFVIKEKALTMQDLDNIWAAQAGKHEAIVKNVHDLLAKLAWDFSPEQLDHLFDCFKASWTNASKKQREKLLELIRRLAEDDKDGVMAHKVLNLLWNLAHSDDVPVDIMDQALSAHIKILDYSCSQDRDTQKIQWIDRFIEELRTNDKWVIPALKQIREICSLFGEAPQNLSQTQRSPHVFYRHDLINQLQHNHALVTLVAENLSAYMETMRQLSKEEQAEFDPQTVRPGSRYSHVQEVQERLNFLRFLLKDGQLWLCAPQAKQIWKCLAENAVFLCDREACFKWYSKLMGDEPDLDPDINKDFFENNVLQLDPSLLTENGMKCFERFFKAVNCREGKLVAKRRAYMMDDLELIGLDYLWRVVIQGSDDIANRAIDLLKEIYTNLGPKLQVNQVEIHEDFIQSCFDRLKASYDTLCVLDGDKDSINCARQEAIRMVRVLTVLKEYINECDSDYHEERTILPMSRAFRGKHITLIVRFPNQGRQVDDLDIWSHTNDTIGSVRRGILNRIKANAAHTKIELFIGGEVVDPADDRKLIGQLNLKDKTLITAKLTQVSANMPSSPDSSSDSSTGSPGNHGNHYSDGPNPEVESCLPGVIMSLHLRYISFLWQVADLGCNLNMPLLRDGARDLMKLMPPDNTTVENLRAVCLDHAKLGENSLSPSLDSRFFGPSPSQVLYLIEVVYALLMPASATLGEDASDFQYNFLKSGGLPLVLSMLTRNNFLPSADMETRRGAYLNALKIAKLLLTAVGFGHVKAVAEACQPNAEGNIPVSPINQATHDQALVLQSALQNIPNPASECMLRNVAIRLAQQISDENFFQASKYIPDICVIRAIQKIVWASGCGTVQLVFSSNEEISKIYEKTNAAKEPDGEDEQVCCEALEVMTLCFALMPTALDTLSKEKAWQTFIIDLLLHCHSKSVRQMAQEQFFLMATRCCMGHRPLLFFITLLFTVLGSTAKERAKHAGDYFTLLRHLLNYAYNSNINLPNAEVLLNNEIDWLKRIRDEVKRTGETGVEETILEGHLGVTKELLAFQTPEKKYYIGCEKGGANLIKELIDDFIFPASNVYLQYMKTGEFPTEQAIPVCSTPASINAGFELLVALAVGCVRNLKQIVDTLTDMYYLGCETLTEWEYLPPVGPRPNKGFVGLKNAGATCYMNSVIQQLYMIPPIRNGILAIEGTGTDVDDDMSGDEKQENESNVDPRDEVFSYHHQFDDKPSSKSEDRKEYNIGVLRHLQVIFGHLAASRLQYYVPRGFWKQFRLWGEPVNLREQHDALEFFNSLVDSLDEALKALGHPAMLSKVLGGSFADQKICQGCPHRYECEESFTTLNVDIRNHQNLLDSMEQYVKGDLLEGANAYHCEKCNKKVDTVKRLLIKKLPPVLAIQLKRFDYDWERECAIKFNDYFEFPRELDMEPYTVAGVAKLEGDDVNPENQVIQQNEPSEPTPPGSSKYRLVGVLVHSGQASGGHYYSYIIQRNGGDGEKNRWYKFDDGDVTECKMDDEEEMKNQCFGGEYMGEVFDHMMKRMSYRRQKRWWNAYILFYERMDSMDKDSELVKYISDLNISSTKPHQVKMPGVIECSVRKQNVQFMHNRMQYSLEYFQFIKKLLTCNSVYLNPPPGQDHLLPEAEEIAMISAQLAARFLFSTGFHTKKVVRGPASDWYDALCILLRHSKNVRYWFAHNVLFAYPNRFSEYLLECPSAEVRGAFAKLIVFIAHFSLQDGPCPSPTASPGPSAQGCDNLSLSDHLLRAVLNLLRREVSEHGRHLQQYFNLFVMYANLGLAEKTQLLKLNVPATFMLVALDEGPGPPIKYQYAELGKLYTVVSQLVRCCDVSSRMQSSINGNPPLPNPYGDTNLTAPVMPVQQLVAEILFVRTSYVKKIIEDCSNSEETVKLLRFSCWENPQFSSTVLSELLWQVAYSYTYELRPYLDLLLQILLIEDSWQTHRIHNALKGIPDDRDGLFDTIQRSKNHYQKRAYQCIKCMVALFSNCSVAYQILQSNGDLKRKWTWAVEWLGDELERRPYTGNPQYTYNNWSPPVQSNETSNGYFLERSHSARMTLAKACELCPEELKCTQGSPGKEPDEQEAPDDQDSSPPEDTSLYPHSPGTTQFQQNNHPHGQPYTGPAAQHMNNPQRPGPASAPTPAPTQTSAPAPAPGTTPGTGPRAQENWEGTEEVAPAPTSTPAPAPPKE; this is encoded by the exons ATGACGGCCACCACGCGTGGCTCTCCGGTGGGGGGCAATGACAGTCAGGGCCAGGGCCAGGCTCCTGATGCTCAGAGCCAACCCCCACTGCCACAAAACCAG ACGTCATCTCCTAACTCATCTAATGAGAACTCTCCAGTGAGCCCACCAGATGAGCAGGGCCAGGGGGATGGTCCCCCTCAGCTGGAAGAGGAAGAGCCAGCTTTTCCTCACACTGACCTAGCCAAGCTCGATGACATGATCAACAG GCCTCGTTGGGTTGTTCCAGTTTTGCCAAAAGGAGAGTTAGAAGTCCTCTTGGAAGCTGCTATAGACCTGAGTAAAAAAG GACTGGATGTGAAGTGTGAAGCATGTCAGAGGTTTTTCCGAGATGGTTTGACTATTTCCTTCACAAAAATCCTCACAGACGAGGCAGTCAGTGGTTGGAAGTTTGAAATCCAT AGGTGTATCATAAATAACACACACCGGTTGGTGGAGCTATGTGTGGCCAAGCTCTCTCAGGACTGGTTTCCTCTACTGGAGCTGTTGGCCATGGCCACCAACCCTCACTGCAAGTTCCACATCTACAATGGCACACGGCCCTCTGAGACCGTCCCTGCTGGAGCAcagctggctgatgatgaactcTACGCTCGACCACCAGACCCTCGATCTCCCAAG GGTTGGTTGGTGGACTTAATAAACAAATTTGGCACGTTAAACGGGTTTCAAATTTTGCACGATCGCTTCATGAGCGGCCAAGCACTGAATGTCCAGATCATCGCTGCACTTATCAA GCCTTTTGGCCAGTGTTATGAGTTTCTCACATTGCACACAGTAAAGAAGTACTTCCTTCCAGTCATCGAGATGGTTCCCCAGTTTCTAGAGAATCTCACAGATGAGGAGCTAAAGAAAGAGGCCAAGAATGAAGCCAAAAATGACGCACTGTCCATGATAATCAAGTCTCTGAAGAATCTGGCTTCTCGTGTACCAGGGCAGGAGGAGACCGTGAAGAATTTAGAGATTTTTAGGTTAAAAATGATTCTTAG GTTATTGCaaatttcttcttttaatgGCAAAATGAATGCACTAAATGAAGTTAACAAGGTCATCTCCAGTGTGTCCTACTACACTCATCGGCATAACCCTGAGGAGGAGGAATGGCTGACTGCAGAGCGTATGGCG GAATGGatccaacagaaccacatcctGTCCATTGTGCTGAGGGACAGTTTGCATCAACCACAGTATGTCGAGAAACTGGAGAAGATCCTTCGCTTTGTTATCAAAGAGAAAGCTCTTACCATGCAGGATCTGGACAACATCTGGGCTGCACAG GCTGGTAAACACGAGGCCATCGTTAAAAATGTCCACGACCTGTTGGCTAAGCTGGCGTGGGACTTCTCGCCTGAGCAGCTGGATCACCTTTTTGACTGTTTCAAG GCAAGCTGGACCAATGCCAGCAAGAAGCAGCGTGAAAAACTGTTGGAACTTATTCGCCGCTTGGCTGAGGATGATAAGGATGGTGTGATGGCCCACAAGGTCCTTAACTTGCTGTGGAACCTAGCACACAGCGATGATGTGCCTGTAGACATCATGGACCAGGCTCTCAGTGCTCACATCAAGATATTGGACTATAGTTGCTCACAG GACAGAGACACCCAGAAGATTCAATGGATAGATCGCTTCATAGAGGAGCTACGAACCAATGACAAATGGGTGATCCCTGCCCTTAAGCAAATCAGAGAAATCTGTAGCCTCTTTGGAGAAGCTCCTCAAAACCTCAG TCAAACTCAGAGAAGTCCCCATGTTTTTTACCGCCATGACCTGATCAACCAGCTGCAGCATAACCACGCACTGGTGACGCTTGTGGCTGAGAACCTCTCAGCCTACATGGAGACCATGAGGCAGTTGTCTAAAG AGGAACAAGCAGAGTTCGACCCACAGACAGTTAGACCAGGAAGCCGCTATAGCCATGTCCAGGAAGTCCAGGAAAGGCTCAACTTCCTGAG GTTTCTGCTAAAAGATGGccagctgtggctgtgtgccCCGCAGGCCAAGCAGATCTGGAAGTGTCTGGCTGAGAACgcagtgtttctctgtgacCGTGAGGCTTGCTTTAAATG GTACTCCAAACTGATGGGTGACGAGCCAGATCTGGACCCAGACATCAATAAGGACTTCTTTGAGAACAATGTTTTGCAGTTGGATCCCTCTCTGCTGACAGAGAATgggatgaagtgctttgagaggtTCTTCAAGGCTGTCAACTGCAGGGAGGGGAAATTGGTAGCAAAGCGCAGGGCCTACATGATGGATGACCTGGAACTAATAGGCTTGGACTATCTCTGGAGG GTGGTGATTCAAGGAAGTGACGACATTGCAAACCGAGCCATAGACCTGCTGAAAGAAATCTATACCAATCTGGGACCAAAACTACAAGTTAACCAG GTTGAAATTCACGAAGACTTCATCCAGTCATGTTTTGACCGCCTGAAGGCATCCTACGACACCCTTTGTGTGTTAGATGGAGATAAAGACAGCATTAACTGTGCCCGTCAGGAGGCCATCCGCATGGTACGAGTTCTCACTGTGCTTAAGGAGTACATCAATGAGTGTGACAGTGACTATCATGAAGAGAGGACTATACTGCCCATGTCAAG AGCTTTCCGTGGGAAGCATATCACATTGATTGTACGTTTCCCCAACCAAGGTCGACAGGTGGATGATTTGGATATCTGGTCACACACAAATGACACAATTGGCTCGGTTCGGCGTGGTATTCTAAACAGGATAAAAGCAAATGCTGCCCATACCAAGATCGAGCTCTTTATTGGTGGAGAGGTTGTTGATCCAGCTGACGACAGGAAGCTGATTGGACAGCTCAATTTGAAGGACAAAACG CTTATCACAGCCAAGCTGACCCAGGTGAGTGCCAATATGCCCTCGAGTCCAGACAGCTCATCTGACTCATCCACTGGCTCTCCTGGTAACCACGGTAACCACTACAGTGATGGCCCCAACCCTGAGGTGGAGAGCTGTCTTCCAGGTGTG ATTATGTCGCTGCATCTGCGCTACATTTCCTTCCTGTGGCAAGTGGCCGACCTGGGGTGTAACCTTAACATGCCCCTGCTTAGAGATGGAGCTCGAGATCTCATGAAACTCATGCCCCCGG ATAACACTACAGTGGAGAATCTGAGAGCTGTTTGTCTGGACCATGCCAAGCTTGGTGAGAACAGTCTGAGTCCTTCTCTGGACTCACGCTTCTTTGGCCCCTCACCCTCACAAGTGCTCTACCTCATTGAG GTTGTGTATGCTTTGCTGATGCCAGCCAGTGCCACTCTGGGCGAGGATGCCAGCGACTTCCAGTATAATTTCTTGAAAAGCGGTGGTCTGCCCCTGGTTTTAAGCATGCTCACCAGAAACAACTTCCTCCCATCTGCTGACATGGAGACACGGCGTGGAGCTTACCTCAATGCGCTCAAGATCGCCAAGCTCCTCCTGACTGCAGTAGGCTTTGGACACGTGAAGGCTGTTGCTGAAGCCTGCCAGCCTAATGCAGAGGGAAATATTCCTGTCTCTCCG ATAAATCAGGCTACTCATGACCAGGCACTGGTCCTCCAGAGTGCCCTGCAAAACATCCCCAACCCTGCCTCAGAATGCATGCTACGAAATGTAGCCATTCGCTTGGCCCAGCAGATTTCTGATGAG AATTTCTTCCAGGCATCGAAGTACATCCCGGACATTTGTGTGATCCGTGCTATACAGAAAATTGTGTGGGCATCAGGCTGTGGTACAGTGCAGCTTGTTTTCAGTTCCAATGAGGAAATCAGCAAAATCTATGAGAAG aCGAATGCAGCAAAGGAACCAGATGGAGAGGATGAGCAGGTGTGCTGTGAGGCCCTGGAGGTGATGACACTGTGTTTTGCCCTCATGCCCACAGCTCTGGACACACTCAGTAAAGAGAAGGCGTGGCAGACCTTCATCATAGACTTGCTGCTACACTGCCACAGCAA ATCGGTGCGGCAAATGGCCCAGGAGCAGTTCTTCCTTATGGCAACTAGGTGCTGTATGGGCCATCGACCCCTTCTCTTTTTTATCACCCTCCTCTTTACTGTACTAGGG AGTACGGCCAAAGAGCGAGCCAAGCATGCTGGGGACTACTTCACGTTGCTCAGACACTTATTAAACTATGCCTACAATAGCAACATCAACCTGCCAAACGCTGAGGTGCTGCTCAACAATGAGATCGACTGGCTGAAACGAATACGG GACGAAGTGAAGAGGACAGGGGAAACTGGAGTGGAGGAGACGATCTTGGAGGGCCACCTTGGAGTCACCAAAGAGCTGCTTGCCTTCCAAACCCCAGAGAAGAAGTATTACATCGGCTGCGAGAAGGGAGGAGCAAACCTCATTAAG GAGCTGATTGATGACTTCATCTTCCCAGCATCTAATGTTTACCTGCAGTACATGAAGACTGGCGAGTTCCCCACAGAGCAGGCCATCCCAGTGTGCAGCACTCCTGCTTCCATCAATGCTGGTTTTGAGCTCCTCGTGGCGCTGGCTGTTGGCTGTGTCCGCAACTTGAAACAGATAGTTGACACTCTGACTGACATGTACTATTTAG GTTGTGAGACGCTGACAGAGTGGGAGTACTTGCCTCCAGTGGGGCCACGGCCCAACAAAGGATTTGTAGGTCTGAAGAACGCTGGGGCCACTTGTTACATGAACTCTGTCATTCAGCAGCTATACATGATCCCTCCTATCCGCAATGGCATCCTTGCCATTGAGGGCACGGGGACCGATGTGGATGATGACATGTCGGGGGATGAGAAGCAGGAGAATGAG AGCAATGTAGATCCTCGTGATGAGGTGTTCAGCTATCATCACCAGTTTGATGACAAACCTTCCAGTAAGTCAGAAGACAGGAAAGAGTACAACATCGGGGTCCTGCGTCACCTGCAGGTCATCTTTGGCCACCTGGCTGCATCCAGACTGCAGTACTACGTCCCTAGGGGATtctggaaacagttcag GTTATGGGGTGAGCCAGTTAACTTGAGGGAACAGCATGATGCACTGGAGTTTTTCAACTCTTTGGTGGACAGTTTAGACGAGGCTTTAAAAGCACTGGGCCACCCTGCCATGCTCAGTAAGGTGCTGGGAGGATCTTTTGCTGACCAGAAAATCTGTCAAGGATGCCCACACAG ATATGAGTGTGAAGAGTCGTTCACAACACTCAATGTAGACATCAGAAACCATCAGAACCTGTTGGACTCAATGGAGCAGTATGTAAAAGGAGATCTGCTGGAAGGAGCAAACGCCTACCACTGTGAGAAGTGTAACAAAAAG GTGGACACAGTGAAACGTCTGCTGATCAAGAAGCTGCCTCCTGTCCTCGCTATCCAGCTGAAGCGCTTCGACTACGACTGGGAGAGGGAGTGTGCCATCAAGTTTAATGACTATTTTGAGTTCCCTAGGGAGCTCGACATGGAGCCGTACACGGTAGCAGGTGTGGCCAAGCTAGAAGGCGACGACGTAAATCCGGAAAACCAGGTTATCCAACAGAATGAGCCCTCTGAACCGACGCCACCAGGCAGCTCCAAGTATCGCCTGGTGGGAGTGCTGGTCCACTCAGGCCAGGCCAGTGGCGGACACTACTATTCGTATATAATCCAGAGGAATGGGGGTGATGGTGAGAAGAACCGCTGGTATAAATTTGATGATGGTGATGTGACTGAGTGCAAGATGGACGATGAGGAGGAAATGAAGAACCAGTGCTTTGGAGGGGAATACATGGGCGAGGTTTTTGATCATATGATGAAAAGGATGTCGTACAGGAGGCAGAAACGCTGGTGGAATGCCTACATCCTGTTCTACGAACGTATGGACTCAATGGACAAGGACAGCGAGCTTGTCAAATACATCTCGGACTTGAATATCTCCTCCACTAAGCCGCATCAGGTCAAGATGCCTGGTGTTATCGAGTGCAGCGTCCGCAAACAGAACGTCCAATTCATGCACAACCGAATGCAATACAGCCTGGAATATTTCCAGTTCATTAAGAAACTTCTGACCTGTAACAGTGTCTATTTAAACCCTCCTCCAG GACAAGACCACCTTTTGCCAGAGGCAGAGGAGATTGCTATGATAAGTGCTCAGCTGGCtgctaggtttctcttcagcacagGTTTTCACACCAAGAAAGTAGTACGGGGTCCTGCCAGTGACTG GTATGATGCCCTTTGCATCCTGCTGAGACACAGTAAGAATGTACGCTACTGGTTTGCACACAACGTTCTGTTTGCTTATCCTAACCGGTTCTCTGAGTACCTGCTTGAGTGCCCGAGCGCTGAGGTCCGTGGGGCATTTGCCAAGCTCATTGTCTTCATCGCTCACTTCTCCCTGCAAGATGGCCCCTGCCCCTCCCCCACTGCCTCGCCTGGACCCTCAGCTCAG ggCTGTGATAACCTCAGTCTAAGTGACCACTTATTGAGAGCTGTCCTCAACCTGCTCAGACGAGAAGTTTCTGAGCACGGCCGTCATCTGCAGCAGTACTTCAACCTCTTTGTCATGTACGCCAATCTGG GCCTGGCTGAAAAGACGCAACTGCTGAAGCTGAATGTTCCTGCCACGTTCATGTTGGTCGCTCTGGACGAGGGGCCTGGCCCTCCAATTAAGTATCAGTATGCTGAACTGGGCAAGCTCTACACTGTCGTCTCTCAGCTGGTTCGCTGTTGTGATGTCTCTTCACGCATGCAGTCCTCCATCAATG GTAATCCCCCTCTTCCTAACCCATATGGGGACACCAACCTGACGGCTCCAGTGATGCCTGTGCAGCAGCTGGTGGCAGAGATCCTGTTTGTGAGGACGAGCTACGTGAAGAAGATCATTGAGGACTGCAGCAACTCTGAAGAGACAGTGAAGCTGCTTCGCTTCAGCTGTTGGGAGAACCCTCAGTTCTCCTCCACTGTGCTCAGTGAGCTGCTCTGGCAG GTGGCATACTCGTACACCTATGAGCTGAGGCCTTACCTGGACTTGCTGCTACAAATCCTGCTCATCGAGGACTCCTGGCAAACACACAG gaTTCACAATGCGCTGAAGGGCATTCCCGATGACAGAGATGGGCTTTTTGACACCATCCAGCGCTCCAAGAACCACTATCAGAAACGAGCTTATCAGTGCATTAAGTGCATGGTGGCCCTTTTCAGCAACTGCTCTGTGGCTTACCAGATCTTACAG AGTAACGGTGACCTGAAGCGAAAGTGGACGTGGGCAGTGGAGTGGCTGGGCGATGAGCTGGAAAGGAGGCCATACACAGGAAATCCACAGTACACCTACAACAACTGGTCACCTCCTGTTCAGAGCAACGAGACCTCCAACGGATATTTCCTGGAGCGCTCTCACAGTGCACGTATGACACTGGCCAAGGCCTGTGAGCTCTGTCCCGAGGAG CTCAAGTGTACTCAGGGAAGCCCAGGGAAG GAGCCAGATGAACAGGAAGCACCCGATGATCAGGACTCCTCCCCACCTGAGGATACGTCTCTGTACCCACATTCTCCCGGAACAACCCAGTTTCAGCAG AACAACCACCCTCACGGGCAGCCGTACACCGGGCCTGCTGCTCAGCACATGAACAACCCCCAGCGCCCCGGTCCGGCCTCCGCTCCGACTCCAGCCCCGACCCAGACTTCCGCCCCCGCCCCTGCCCCCGGTACCACTCCAGGAACAGGCCCGCGAGCACAAGAGAACTGGGAGGGCACAGAGGAGGTCGCTCCCgcccccacctccaccccagCGCCCGCCCCGCCTAAGGAGTAa